The Ornithinibacillus sp. 4-3 region TACGCAATTCCTGCTCAAGCCTATCTTTATCTTCTTTAAAATCTTCGCGGATTGTTTTTTCTCCATTCGCAACTTCTGTTAATTGATTGGTGAGGTAGTTGGTTACCTTACTTCTATTAACACTTTGCAACCCTTTAAAATTCGTGTTTTCTAAAAATGAGATTACTTTTCCCGCATCAATATTTTTGATTTCTATTTTCATTTATATCGCTTCCTCCAATAGTTTGATTTTTTGTTTGAGATACTGGTTTTCAAGTTCAAGGATGTTGATTCTGTCTTCATGATTATCTGTTACTTTTATCAACGCTTGACTGACTTTAGCATTCCAACTATTCATTTGGTATTGTTGGATTCCATCATTGTTAATTAACCCCAGTGGAGTGTTATAACCATCGCCTATTACTAATCCTTGGCGCCGACGATAACTACCATCCTCTAGATCACTTTTTAATACATAATCATAAATGGTTATTTCATTGCGATAAATATCTAGTATATCAACATTCCACTCACGAATGTCAGCCTTATACTCTGCTAAAGATCCAGAACTAAATTCTGATGCTCTCATTGTTACTAATGTGCCTGATTTATAGCGGGTAGCTGACACATCTGTATTACCTTGAATATAAGTTCTTTTTCCATCGTCATTAGCGATTCTTCCATTATTTCCAACTTCTAAGTCATTGTAAGTAATCAGATTTGACGCATATAGCGGTCTGTAAATGATTGGGTTATTATCATTTGTACCACGGGATGTGATTCTTACTCCCTCATCTGTACCTAAATAAAGAAAAGCATCAGTAGTGAGCGTTCTTATCCTATTTGACCGTATATTGTAAGCATCTAAAATGCCCCCACCCATTAATTCTAAACTACCTACCGCTAAATGCCCTGTCCCTTTCGCTCCAGCTCCATCTGTAATCCAAACTGTCGGTACGCCAGTTGTTGTTTTTTTAAACCTAATGCCAGTAGCAAAGCCTAAATTTTGTGAACCAAATCTAATCAAACCATCTGTATCACTGGAGCTAGGATTATTGTGTACATAAAACTGGAAATCATTATTACCAGCTCGCACATCTTTAGCTGGACGAAAATTAATTACACCACGATTACCAATAATATTCACATCTCTATCCGCATCAAGATAAATATCTCTAAATGCTGTTTTTATACCAATGTTACCCCTATTAGAATATAATGTAAGTCCACGTACATTTGAATCATACATATGACTAAAAAATTCGATTACTCCTGATCCTGCTACCCCATCATCATCTTCATTTGAGCCACCAATGTATGTAGAGATACCTGTATCAGAAAAGTTAAGTCGTTTTCCTTCACTTAAATTGTGAGCTTGTAAATATCCGTTATTAAGCCTAAATACAACGTCGTGTGTTTTTGTTACACCAAACCATGTATTAGTATAACGCCCTCTTGATTCTAAGAAAGACCCGTCTATTAACGTGTAATCAGTTGCATTCCCCCCACGTATTAATACATTATTTGCATTAAGTGTACCAGTTGTTATTTTAGCAGCATCAATAGCACCAATCTGAGCAGTACCAATACTGGCATTTTTTATTTTTGCTCCGTCAATACTCGCATTATCAATTGTCGTTTGACCTGTGATGTGTACTTTTCTACCACTTATTAAAATAGACTCTGTAGATATATTAATCTGATTGATAATATCGTCTTTTTCGACACGTAAGTTGATATTGTCTGACAACTGCGTAATTTGCGAAACTGCGTGATCATATACTTCAACTACTTTAGGGTGGATGATCCTTAATGTATTAGCGCTGTTAGAATTTTCTCGGTTAAGAATTCTAATTCTCATCCATTTAGTACCACTTAAGAAACTCCCATTTCTTTTTCCTGCAGCACTTGTTCTAACTCCGCCTTCACCAAGACCAACCATGTTGACTGCTAAAGTACCAGCAGGCATAATATACCCTACTACCTTAGTAAACGAGGTAGGCGCTCTATCCTCCGGGCTATTAGATGCCCAGAAGTAGAAATTATTTGTATCATTAATAAACTCTCCGTCCAAATCCCATGACTTTATATTGATATTGTTGGTTGGATTGTTATCATTCAGACTAGTATGCACTCCAATATAAAATCTTCCGTCATTACTACCTTTTCTTACCCACATAGAAATTTCGTAAGCTTTGGAAGGATCAACACGGAACCAATCAGAATATAATTGTCCATTACTATTACTATCTGCAAAAGACAACTGTCTTGTTGATGCTCCATCAAATTGCACAATCCCATGTGATAAAGTCATTGTCGATGCAGATGATCTCGTCCACCCTTCCACTCCTCCAGTCAAATCAGGGTTTTTTACTAAGTTACCTACGCTAGACTCTAATCTGCCTATCGTACTCTCCAAACTTGTAGCCGTTTGAGTAAGCGTATTAATGTTACCTTCCGCATCTTGTATTTTAGCTTGGTTAGTATTAGCTAAAGTTGTCACCGTGTTAATATTACCTTCTGCATTTGACACTTTAAGCTGTATCCCATCAATAGTTTGAGTTATAGAACTGAATTTG contains the following coding sequences:
- a CDS encoding phage tail spike protein; amino-acid sequence: MLPILYKANETNFTHNGIGLLRDAITAVATEELNGMFELQMEYDSKGEYAHVIDEEMIIKARANDKQDPQLFRIYSIEKNHDNDNLIIDAQHITYDFANNFVEKLEARNITKKQVMELIGASTAYSHPFNVTSSNNTTRSTTNLYRTNPLQMVGGMDGSVLQIWGGQLERDNFHLIMHDRRGRDDGVKIQYAKNLTGLTAKVDISNVVTRIYPFAYNDEDDRLITITGKYVDSDHINDYDIIRVMPVDYSQEEEIDWEQTDAQIRSKLTQLASRYFIETGNDKPKTEIDVEFEHLWETKEYKDLDVLELVGMGDTVHIHHSKLNVTARAIVNRIEYDVLADVNIRVGIGNVKSRLSDNMNRIDRVEEKVDQAESNANQAIISANGKNKNYYGPDMPTNNLNEGDTWFQLIDGQYTRTWRYDGIQWQLIIDMDVNDAYEQSQEAKADAQQAVDRANQATEDANQAISNAQSAFDQAQSAINQSTSAFNLANQAFEDVAALSTMVDTNSGEISTIKQSVQGLQISVSDAAGNASNALQIATGLQNTVSNVEGQVSTLQQTATNISSRIDNLQVGGRNILGNSKKPELRTNNSTTSPLNRTEYEDYWRYEPQNNSGLSTYSQLNDSNYPIYDKSWLGRDMAVSITVRVSKDVKLRFRFSDWGVAGTRIKEDYFDVKASDGWTMLKMPVPKNLITRNPDTEFIRFLLYTADNGDTTITPYDGHIDVKDWFIGFGTKVSDWSPAPEDTDSKFSSITQTIDGIQLKVSNAEGNINTVTTLANTNQAKIQDAEGNINTLTQTATSLESTIGRLESSVGNLVKNPDLTGGVEGWTRSSASTMTLSHGIVQFDGASTRQLSFADSNSNGQLYSDWFRVDPSKAYEISMWVRKGSNDGRFYIGVHTSLNDNNPTNNINIKSWDLDGEFINDTNNFYFWASNSPEDRAPTSFTKVVGYIMPAGTLAVNMVGLGEGGVRTSAAGKRNGSFLSGTKWMRIRILNRENSNSANTLRIIHPKVVEVYDHAVSQITQLSDNINLRVEKDDIINQINISTESILISGRKVHITGQTTIDNASIDGAKIKNASIGTAQIGAIDAAKITTGTLNANNVLIRGGNATDYTLIDGSFLESRGRYTNTWFGVTKTHDVVFRLNNGYLQAHNLSEGKRLNFSDTGISTYIGGSNEDDDGVAGSGVIEFFSHMYDSNVRGLTLYSNRGNIGIKTAFRDIYLDADRDVNIIGNRGVINFRPAKDVRAGNNDFQFYVHNNPSSSDTDGLIRFGSQNLGFATGIRFKKTTTGVPTVWITDGAGAKGTGHLAVGSLELMGGGILDAYNIRSNRIRTLTTDAFLYLGTDEGVRITSRGTNDNNPIIYRPLYASNLITYNDLEVGNNGRIANDDGKRTYIQGNTDVSATRYKSGTLVTMRASEFSSGSLAEYKADIREWNVDILDIYRNEITIYDYVLKSDLEDGSYRRRQGLVIGDGYNTPLGLINNDGIQQYQMNSWNAKVSQALIKVTDNHEDRINILELENQYLKQKIKLLEEAI